One Mangrovimonas cancribranchiae DNA segment encodes these proteins:
- a CDS encoding thioredoxin family protein, whose translation MKTLKFILGITTVVLFSAFTLIKDNQGYKVGDVATDFTLENIDGKMVSLSDYKDAKGFIVVFTCNTCPYAVAYEDRIIALDKKYAKKGYPVIAIMPNNPEVQSGDRMEAMQARAKAKGFTFPYLMDKGQEIYPQYGATKTPHVFVLQKENKGNVVKYIGAIDDNYKDANAVNQKYVEEAVDALLEGKSVKETHTRAIGCTIKV comes from the coding sequence ATGAAAACACTAAAATTTATTTTAGGAATTACTACAGTTGTGCTTTTTTCGGCATTTACTTTAATAAAAGATAATCAAGGCTATAAAGTAGGCGATGTAGCTACAGATTTTACATTAGAAAACATTGATGGTAAAATGGTATCATTATCCGATTATAAAGATGCCAAAGGCTTTATAGTTGTCTTTACTTGCAACACATGTCCTTATGCAGTAGCTTATGAAGACAGAATAATAGCACTCGATAAAAAATATGCTAAAAAAGGTTATCCTGTTATTGCTATTATGCCAAACAATCCAGAAGTACAATCAGGAGATCGTATGGAAGCTATGCAAGCTAGAGCTAAAGCTAAAGGGTTTACATTTCCGTATTTAATGGATAAAGGTCAGGAAATATATCCGCAATATGGCGCCACAAAAACACCACATGTTTTCGTGCTTCAAAAAGAAAACAAAGGAAATGTGGTAAAATATATTGGAGCTATTGATGATAATTATAAAGACGCTAATGCTGTTAACCAAAAGTATGTAGAAGAAGCTGTTGATGCTTTATTAGAAGGTAAATCTGTTAAAGAAACACATACAAGAGCTATTGGTTGTACTATAAAAGTATAA
- a CDS encoding helix-turn-helix domain-containing protein, which translates to MHADFSDYTINANSLYSFSLYQPYQFKTEKHLSGVALYFHPDFFCIHKHHKEVACNGVLFNNIYNSPSIKIDSKTELNFNMLIEQLQLEMQNPALAQYELLVSYLKIILITASRLKTEQQDAENVETNKHDEPFILQNLKNFIETHYKTKHTASDYANLLAITPKALTKLTKSHFNKTLTELIAERIVIEAKRELYLTNKTVKEIAFELGYNDEYYFSRFFKKHVDLSPQLFREHINFDSATFS; encoded by the coding sequence GTGCACGCAGATTTTTCAGACTATACCATAAACGCAAACAGTTTATATTCCTTTTCGCTTTACCAACCTTATCAATTTAAAACTGAAAAACATTTAAGTGGTGTAGCACTTTATTTTCATCCAGATTTTTTTTGCATTCATAAACACCATAAAGAAGTGGCTTGCAATGGTGTATTGTTTAATAACATTTATAATTCTCCATCCATCAAAATAGACAGTAAAACGGAGTTAAATTTTAACATGCTTATTGAGCAATTACAATTAGAAATGCAAAATCCTGCGTTGGCACAATATGAACTTTTGGTATCGTATTTAAAAATTATATTGATAACCGCATCTCGATTAAAAACAGAACAACAAGACGCAGAAAACGTTGAGACTAATAAACATGATGAACCTTTTATTTTACAAAATTTAAAAAACTTTATAGAAACACATTACAAAACCAAACACACCGCTAGCGATTATGCTAACTTGTTAGCTATAACTCCAAAAGCGCTAACCAAATTAACAAAATCTCATTTCAATAAAACGCTTACCGAGTTAATCGCCGAACGCATTGTTATTGAAGCTAAAAGAGAACTGTATTTAACAAACAAAACCGTAAAAGAAATAGCTTTTGAATTAGGTTATAATGATGAATATTATTTTAGCCGATTCTTTAAAAAGCACGTAGACCTATCTCCTCAACTCTTTAGAGAACACATCAATTTTGACAGTGCTACTTTTTCTTGA
- a CDS encoding carboxymuconolactone decarboxylase family protein, whose amino-acid sequence MENVTVSEFKVPSRDEVATSNQEIFDNLNKALGFVPNLYATMAYSDHGLGRYLNFQNAKTSFSNKEKEAINLIVSEVNGCIYCLSAHTVIGKMNGFTDAQLLDIRKGTSDNVKLDALVKLAADITKNKGNADDENVQNFFNQGYSKENLVDLILQVSDKTAMNYLHNLTKVPVDFPVAESI is encoded by the coding sequence ATGGAAAATGTAACCGTTTCAGAATTTAAAGTTCCTTCAAGAGATGAAGTAGCTACAAGTAATCAAGAAATCTTTGATAATTTAAACAAAGCCCTAGGTTTTGTACCAAATCTTTATGCCACTATGGCCTATTCTGACCATGGTCTGGGAAGATATTTAAATTTTCAAAATGCTAAAACGTCATTCTCTAATAAAGAGAAAGAAGCTATTAACTTAATTGTAAGCGAGGTAAATGGCTGTATTTATTGTTTAAGTGCACATACTGTAATTGGAAAAATGAATGGCTTTACAGATGCCCAATTGCTAGATATTAGAAAAGGGACAAGCGATAACGTAAAATTAGATGCCTTAGTAAAATTAGCTGCAGATATTACTAAAAACAAAGGAAATGCTGATGATGAGAATGTTCAAAATTTCTTTAACCAAGGCTATTCTAAAGAAAACTTGGTAGACCTAATTCTTCAAGTAAGTGATAAAACAGCCATGAATTATTTACACAACCTTACCAAAGTTCCTGTAGACTTTCCCGTGGCTGAAAGTATTTAA
- a CDS encoding rhodanese-like domain-containing protein encodes MKKSAFVLVLLSIVAMSCINRSENVKVVSSEEMQTLLDMDDVQLVDVRTPEEYNEGYIDHAQNIDYYSDTFEEDILELDKTKPVIVYCKSGGRSAKCAEKLIKAGFVKVYDLDGGISQWKHEGHQVTVK; translated from the coding sequence ATGAAAAAATCAGCCTTTGTTTTAGTTTTACTTTCTATAGTTGCTATGTCGTGCATTAATAGGAGTGAAAATGTTAAAGTTGTTTCATCAGAAGAAATGCAAACATTACTCGATATGGATGATGTACAATTAGTAGATGTACGAACACCAGAAGAATATAATGAAGGCTATATAGACCATGCTCAAAATATAGACTATTACTCTGATACTTTTGAAGAAGATATTCTTGAGCTAGATAAAACAAAGCCTGTAATCGTGTATTGCAAATCTGGCGGAAGAAGCGCCAAATGCGCCGAAAAACTTATTAAAGCAGGTTTTGTAAAGGTTTACGATTTAGATGGTGGTATTTCACAATGGAAACATGAAGGCCATCAAGTTACCGTAAAGTAA
- a CDS encoding nuclear transport factor 2 family protein, which yields MKKYPLPPFNKETAKQKVQMAEDAWNSKNPETVALAYTLNSEWRNRTQFINGREEIVQFLTNKWNKEKNYKLKKELWGFRNNRVAVRFEYEYQTENNQWYRAYGNELWEFDENGLMQKRYASINDLEIEEQDRIL from the coding sequence ATGAAAAAATATCCATTACCACCTTTTAACAAAGAAACTGCTAAACAAAAAGTGCAAATGGCAGAAGATGCTTGGAATAGTAAAAATCCTGAAACTGTAGCCCTAGCCTATACTTTAAATTCAGAGTGGCGAAACAGAACCCAGTTTATTAATGGACGTGAAGAAATTGTGCAGTTCTTAACCAACAAATGGAACAAAGAAAAAAATTACAAACTCAAAAAAGAACTTTGGGGATTTAGAAACAATAGAGTTGCTGTAAGATTTGAGTATGAATACCAAACCGAAAACAACCAATGGTATCGTGCCTACGGAAATGAACTATGGGAATTTGACGAAAACGGACTTATGCAAAAAAGATATGCTAGTATTAACGACCTAGAAATTGAAGAACAAGACCGAATCTTATAA
- a CDS encoding anthranilate synthase component I family protein, with protein sequence MKKFSLYTHYKKILADTITPVSIYLKIRDKFPNSILLESSDYHANDNSFSYICCNPIASIKVQNETITEQFPDGSILNTNIGQNTKISESIHKFTKRFKVDAEKKFKFINNGIFGYLAYDAVRYFEDIDIQKKADHNDIPDAYYAVYKNIIAINHHKSEAYIFAHCFNNDNNIEQIHQLIKARNHAVFNFSTAEEPSSNLTDDDYKNHVELAKKHCARGDVFQLVLSKKFTQKFKGDEFNVYRALRSINPSPYLFYFDYGDFKLFGSSPEAQLIVNNGTAEIHPIAGTFKRSGNDEKDAELARKLAQDDKENSEHVMLVDLARNDLSRHGSQVSVKTNREIQFFSHVIHLVSKVTGKIHDNITTMEVVTDTFPAGTLSGAPKHKAMQLIEQYETTSREFYGGAIGFMDFNGNFNHAIMIRTFLSKNHKLHWQAGAGIVSKSNAENELQEVYNKLGALTKALEIAENI encoded by the coding sequence ATGAAAAAATTCAGTCTTTACACACATTACAAAAAAATCCTAGCAGATACCATAACCCCTGTTAGCATTTACTTAAAAATTCGGGATAAGTTTCCCAATAGTATTTTATTAGAGAGTAGCGATTATCACGCCAACGACAACAGCTTTTCGTATATATGTTGCAACCCCATCGCGTCTATAAAAGTTCAAAATGAAACCATAACCGAACAGTTTCCAGATGGCAGTATATTAAACACCAACATAGGACAAAACACAAAGATTTCTGAATCTATCCATAAATTCACAAAGCGCTTTAAAGTTGATGCCGAGAAAAAATTCAAATTCATCAACAATGGTATTTTTGGTTATTTGGCCTACGATGCCGTGCGGTATTTTGAAGACATTGACATTCAGAAAAAAGCCGATCACAATGATATCCCAGATGCTTATTATGCCGTTTACAAAAACATCATAGCCATTAACCACCATAAAAGCGAAGCTTACATTTTTGCGCATTGTTTTAATAACGATAATAACATTGAACAAATCCATCAGCTTATCAAAGCAAGAAATCACGCTGTTTTTAACTTCTCAACAGCTGAAGAACCAAGCTCCAACCTAACTGACGATGACTATAAAAACCACGTAGAATTAGCAAAAAAACATTGTGCTCGCGGCGATGTATTTCAATTGGTATTGTCGAAAAAATTCACGCAAAAATTTAAAGGCGACGAGTTTAACGTGTATCGTGCTTTAAGAAGCATCAATCCCTCGCCTTACTTATTTTATTTTGATTATGGCGATTTTAAACTCTTTGGAAGCTCGCCAGAAGCCCAACTTATCGTAAATAATGGTACCGCTGAAATTCATCCCATTGCGGGAACGTTTAAACGTAGCGGAAATGATGAAAAAGATGCCGAACTTGCCAGAAAACTAGCACAGGATGACAAGGAAAATAGCGAACACGTTATGCTTGTGGATTTGGCTAGAAACGATTTAAGTCGTCATGGCAGTCAAGTTTCCGTAAAAACCAACAGGGAAATTCAGTTTTTTTCGCACGTCATTCATTTGGTGAGTAAAGTCACAGGAAAAATCCACGACAATATTACCACTATGGAGGTTGTCACTGACACCTTTCCTGCCGGGACCCTAAGTGGCGCACCCAAACACAAAGCTATGCAACTCATAGAGCAGTATGAAACCACAAGTCGAGAGTTTTATGGTGGCGCCATTGGATTTATGGATTTTAACGGTAATTTTAATCACGCCATAATGATAAGAACCTTTTTAAGCAAAAACCACAAACTCCATTGGCAAGCTGGCGCTGGAATTGTATCAAAATCCAATGCCGAAAACGAATTACAAGAAGTATACAATAAACTGGGAGCGCTTACAAAAGCGCTAGAAATTGCTGAAAACATTTAA
- a CDS encoding DUF4405 domain-containing protein: MDRRLLGNILVFTLLVLLASGLLMYFNPFSKIVASIHTVFGFLFIFAMAFHIINNKKPLYNYLSGKRKSSLQKLQSPLIIVVTTVIVTALCLNLPIFNKVYNFGNELRNKQLGKVENQLDYQIINLNNEQNGLQFEIELKKGDAFQYPLFAIWLEDSIGNYLETLYISRVISSSSYDYGNKVNGTWEAAIKRRPEALPYWSHKRGIKAADGLYVPLNNAQDIDAVSGATPTGNFIIQLNSKLEKLNNYKVMLEVNQSYDWNTYYSEDRFPEDKIYSGTGQVGQPSLIYASYVHDEDIKTKPYHFMTLVGHGHHSGKNGKLYTDLSNITTAKNIADRIILNIK, from the coding sequence ATGGACAGAAGACTTTTAGGAAACATATTAGTATTTACACTACTCGTATTATTAGCTTCAGGGTTACTCATGTATTTTAACCCCTTTAGCAAAATAGTGGCGTCCATACATACGGTTTTTGGGTTCTTATTCATTTTTGCCATGGCTTTTCATATTATAAACAACAAAAAACCATTATACAATTATCTTTCTGGAAAAAGAAAATCTAGTTTACAGAAGCTTCAAAGTCCTTTAATTATTGTTGTAACAACGGTTATTGTAACCGCCTTATGTTTGAATTTACCTATCTTTAATAAGGTTTACAATTTTGGAAATGAATTGAGAAATAAACAATTGGGAAAAGTTGAAAATCAATTAGATTATCAAATTATAAACCTTAATAATGAACAAAACGGTTTGCAGTTTGAGATAGAATTAAAAAAAGGAGATGCTTTTCAATATCCTTTATTTGCCATTTGGCTAGAAGATAGTATAGGTAATTATTTGGAGACCCTTTACATTTCTAGAGTGATTTCCTCTAGTTCTTATGACTACGGAAACAAAGTAAACGGAACTTGGGAAGCAGCTATAAAACGTCGCCCAGAAGCACTGCCATATTGGTCCCATAAAAGAGGCATAAAAGCTGCTGATGGTTTGTATGTACCACTTAATAACGCTCAAGACATTGATGCTGTTTCTGGTGCTACCCCAACTGGTAATTTTATAATTCAACTAAATAGCAAGTTAGAAAAGTTAAATAATTACAAAGTAATGTTAGAAGTCAACCAATCTTACGACTGGAATACATATTATTCTGAAGACAGATTCCCAGAGGATAAAATCTATTCAGGAACAGGACAAGTAGGTCAGCCTTCCTTGATATACGCAAGCTATGTTCATGATGAAGATATCAAAACTAAACCGTACCATTTCATGACGTTAGTAGGTCATGGTCATCATTCGGGAAAAAATGGGAAACTGTATACAGATTTATCTAATATTACAACGGCTAAAAACATAGCGGATAGAATTATTTTAAACATCAAGTAA
- a CDS encoding rhodanese-like domain-containing protein, giving the protein MADLTQDQWLAQLSEDDNAIILDVRTQEEVEGGIIPNAKHIDIYMGQGFINEVEKLDKSKNYYIYCRSGNRSGQACAIMNQLGFTNTHNLLGGFSEWEGDVENI; this is encoded by the coding sequence ATGGCAGATTTAACACAAGACCAATGGTTAGCGCAATTATCAGAAGATGATAATGCAATTATTTTAGATGTAAGAACCCAAGAAGAGGTAGAAGGCGGAATTATCCCTAATGCCAAACATATAGATATTTATATGGGACAAGGATTTATAAATGAAGTAGAAAAACTAGATAAGTCAAAAAATTACTATATTTATTGTCGTTCAGGTAACAGAAGCGGTCAAGCTTGTGCTATAATGAACCAATTAGGATTTACAAACACCCATAACCTTCTTGGTGGTTTTAGCGAATGGGAAGGTGATGTAGAGAATATATAA
- a CDS encoding aminodeoxychorismate/anthranilate synthase component II, whose product MTHVLVIDNYDSFTYNLVHYLEDLDCKVTVKRNDQLNLEDVEAYDKILLSPGPGIPDEAGLLKDIIANYAGKKSILGVCLGMQAIGEVFGGSLINLDAVHHGVATKINITVDDEPIFKDLPHNILVGRYHSWVVNKQLPEILEATSFDDNGELMSLRHKIFDVKGVQFHPESVLTPDGKQMLKNWVNS is encoded by the coding sequence ATGACACACGTTTTAGTAATCGACAATTACGACAGCTTCACTTACAATCTAGTGCATTATTTAGAAGACTTGGATTGCAAAGTTACCGTAAAACGCAATGACCAACTAAATTTGGAAGACGTAGAAGCTTATGATAAAATCCTGTTATCTCCAGGCCCTGGAATCCCTGACGAAGCTGGTTTACTCAAAGACATCATTGCAAACTATGCTGGTAAAAAAAGCATTTTGGGCGTATGCCTGGGTATGCAAGCCATTGGGGAGGTTTTTGGAGGTTCGCTCATCAATCTGGACGCTGTTCATCACGGTGTGGCCACCAAGATTAACATAACGGTAGACGACGAGCCTATTTTTAAAGACTTGCCACATAATATTTTGGTAGGACGCTACCATTCTTGGGTGGTCAACAAGCAACTTCCAGAGATTCTTGAGGCCACGTCGTTTGATGACAATGGTGAATTGATGTCACTCAGGCACAAAATTTTTGACGTAAAAGGGGTTCAGTTTCACCCAGAATCTGTATTGACTCCAGACGGCAAACAAATGCTAAAAAACTGGGTAAATAGTTAA
- a CDS encoding TlpA family protein disulfide reductase, protein MKRIVLVIATIVLVACKENKTTPNAEKEGVETSEAIDLEVYDFKGLEKMLSTQSDTTYVVNFWATWCKPCVKELPYFEKLRSNYKDKNVELLLVSLDFPAKYESKLKPFIKEHNLKSKVVALDDPGMNTWIPKVNENWSGAIPATLIFNKTERKFFEKSFTYDELETELKPFLN, encoded by the coding sequence ATGAAAAGAATTGTATTGGTAATTGCGACTATTGTATTGGTTGCTTGTAAAGAGAATAAAACAACACCTAATGCAGAAAAAGAAGGTGTTGAAACTTCAGAAGCTATAGATCTTGAGGTTTATGATTTTAAAGGGCTTGAAAAAATGCTTTCAACTCAAAGCGATACAACTTATGTGGTTAACTTTTGGGCGACTTGGTGCAAACCTTGCGTTAAGGAACTACCCTATTTCGAGAAGTTACGTAGTAATTACAAAGATAAAAATGTGGAATTACTTCTTGTAAGCTTAGATTTTCCTGCTAAGTATGAAAGCAAATTAAAGCCATTTATCAAGGAGCACAATCTAAAGTCGAAAGTGGTAGCATTGGACGATCCAGGTATGAACACGTGGATTCCTAAGGTGAATGAAAATTGGTCTGGAGCCATTCCGGCTACACTTATTTTTAACAAAACAGAACGTAAGTTTTTTGAAAAATCCTTCACTTACGACGAGCTTGAAACCGAACTCAAACCATTTTTAAACTAA
- a CDS encoding AraC family transcriptional regulator, producing the protein MTRDFIHINDFTILVEEAFSESVITDACRFDEPVIAVAFYGSGNVDLSVNYKSTEKQFQQTKGLALSFYADEQVEFVHTVSPEKPLRCLLIATSIRNLDKLPNDEGEIFSTLLNELVNPSDHYVEGPKFFMTPEMDQIVDGVFNMTYEGKTKMMFFRSQMTALLSHFFGQLASLKTNTINSAEREKLYLAKDILVNNLDNPPTLSELSRKIGLNTYNLKKNFKALFGAPVFKYLQNERLKMAHDLINNKKATVQEAAWQVGYDSLGSFSNAFEKKFGYRPSQIK; encoded by the coding sequence ATGACCAGAGATTTTATACATATTAATGATTTTACCATTTTGGTAGAGGAGGCTTTTTCGGAAAGTGTGATAACCGATGCTTGTCGATTTGATGAACCTGTAATCGCGGTGGCCTTCTATGGATCAGGAAATGTAGATCTTTCTGTTAATTATAAAAGCACTGAAAAGCAATTTCAACAAACCAAAGGATTGGCTTTGTCTTTTTATGCAGATGAACAGGTGGAATTTGTGCATACCGTATCACCAGAAAAACCTTTACGTTGTTTATTAATAGCAACTTCAATTAGAAATTTAGATAAACTACCTAATGATGAAGGTGAAATTTTTTCGACCTTATTGAATGAATTGGTCAATCCTTCCGATCATTATGTAGAGGGACCAAAGTTTTTTATGACGCCAGAAATGGATCAAATTGTGGATGGCGTATTTAATATGACATATGAAGGAAAAACAAAAATGATGTTCTTTCGTAGTCAAATGACCGCGTTATTATCACATTTTTTTGGGCAATTAGCTTCCTTAAAAACAAATACTATAAATTCAGCAGAAAGAGAAAAGTTGTATTTGGCTAAAGATATTTTGGTTAATAATTTAGACAATCCACCTACACTTTCAGAATTGTCTCGTAAAATAGGCTTAAATACCTATAATTTAAAAAAGAACTTTAAAGCATTGTTTGGTGCGCCCGTTTTTAAATATTTACAAAACGAACGTTTAAAAATGGCTCATGACTTAATAAACAATAAGAAAGCCACGGTACAAGAAGCTGCATGGCAAGTTGGCTATGACAGTTTAGGGTCTTTTTCAAATGCTTTTGAGAAAAAATTTGGATACAGACCAAGCCAAATTAAATAA